From one Acidibrevibacterium fodinaquatile genomic stretch:
- the lexA gene encoding transcriptional repressor LexA, whose product MLTRKQYQLLTVIDQHLRSTGFSPSFEEMKEALGLKSKSGVHRLISALEERGFLRRRHHRARALEVLRLPEDIAAASGPGHDAASVSPAAAGVASPSGLSPPASFAPNVIRGDFSARLQGVRAASAASAVQLPLYGRIAAGLPIEALRDHGTLIEVPVALLGNGEHYALEVAGDSMIDAGILDGDTAIIRRGEGAENGQIVVALIDESEVTLKRLRQRGNSIALEPANARHETRIFPAERVRLQGRLVALLRRYA is encoded by the coding sequence ATGCTAACTCGCAAGCAATACCAGCTTCTGACCGTCATCGATCAGCATCTTCGCAGCACTGGCTTCTCGCCGAGCTTCGAGGAGATGAAAGAGGCCCTCGGGCTCAAATCCAAATCCGGCGTCCATCGCCTGATTTCGGCGCTGGAGGAACGCGGGTTTCTTCGCCGCCGCCATCACCGCGCCCGCGCCCTCGAAGTGCTGCGCCTGCCCGAGGACATCGCCGCTGCGAGCGGGCCGGGCCATGACGCCGCGAGTGTCTCCCCGGCAGCCGCTGGCGTGGCTTCGCCATCCGGGCTCTCTCCCCCCGCCAGTTTCGCCCCCAATGTCATCCGCGGCGATTTCTCCGCCCGGCTCCAGGGCGTGCGCGCCGCCTCCGCCGCGAGCGCGGTGCAATTGCCGCTCTACGGCCGTATCGCCGCCGGACTGCCGATCGAGGCGCTGCGTGATCATGGCACATTGATCGAGGTGCCGGTGGCGCTGCTCGGCAATGGTGAACATTACGCGCTCGAAGTCGCCGGCGATTCGATGATCGATGCCGGCATTCTCGATGGCGATACCGCGATCATCCGTCGTGGCGAGGGCGCGGAAAACGGTCAGATCGTCGTCGCCCTGATCGATGAGAGCGAGGTGACGCTGAAGCGGCTTCGCCAGCGTGGCAATTCGATCGCCCTGGAGCCCGCCAACGCCCGCCACGAGACGCGGATTTTTCCCGCCGAGCGGGTGCGCCTGCAAGGGCGGTTGGTCGCGTTGTTGCGGCGTTACGCATGA
- a CDS encoding cell division protein FtsX — protein sequence MRREHARLRPARFDELGLKRAFAPRLLPLLVAAVALLAALALAGMLAAAGLARHWREGAGASLTIQVPAPQAPADAGAASRADAVLAVLRADPGIIAARRLSDAELEALLRPWLGATPGTLGLAVPAVITVRRAAGAAPVAEETLAARLTPVAPGTLVEAAGPWFSHLTVLARSLQALAALALLIVGMIAALVIAIATRASLAARREALEIVHGLGASDSYIANRFAARASWLAALGGGLGTLAALPALALLGQVAAPFAGLIAPSKDAVSGMAAGLARGILPLAAPWLALLPLAAAAIGWLTAQGTVRRWLRRLP from the coding sequence ATGCGTAGGGAGCACGCGCGGCTGCGCCCGGCGCGGTTCGACGAACTTGGCTTGAAACGCGCTTTCGCACCGCGTTTGCTGCCGCTCTTGGTCGCGGCGGTGGCGTTGCTCGCGGCGCTGGCGCTCGCTGGGATGCTTGCCGCCGCCGGCCTTGCCCGGCATTGGCGCGAAGGGGCGGGCGCCAGCTTGACCATTCAGGTGCCCGCACCTCAGGCGCCGGCCGACGCTGGTGCGGCGAGCCGGGCGGACGCGGTTCTCGCTGTGCTCCGTGCCGATCCAGGAATTATCGCGGCGCGGCGGCTGAGTGATGCCGAACTCGAGGCGCTGCTGCGCCCCTGGCTGGGCGCAACACCTGGCACGCTCGGTCTTGCGGTGCCGGCGGTGATCACTGTCCGCCGCGCCGCAGGGGCCGCCCCGGTCGCCGAGGAGACGTTGGCGGCACGGCTCACGCCGGTCGCGCCGGGGACGCTGGTCGAAGCGGCGGGGCCGTGGTTTTCGCATCTTACCGTGTTGGCGCGGAGCTTACAGGCGCTGGCGGCGCTGGCGCTGCTCATCGTCGGGATGATCGCCGCCCTGGTGATCGCGATCGCAACCCGCGCGAGCCTTGCCGCGCGGCGCGAGGCGCTGGAAATCGTCCACGGGCTGGGTGCCAGCGACTCCTATATCGCCAATCGGTTCGCCGCCCGCGCCTCATGGCTCGCGGCGCTTGGCGGGGGGCTCGGCACGCTCGCGGCGCTGCCGGCGCTGGCGTTGCTCGGGCAGGTCGCAGCGCCGTTTGCGGGGCTTATCGCGCCCAGCAAGGACGCCGTGAGCGGCATGGCGGCGGGCTTGGCCCGCGGCATCCTGCCGCTCGCGGCGCCTTGGCTCGCTCTGCTGCCGCTGGCCGCGGCGGCCATCGGCTGGCTCACGGCGCAGGGGACGGTGCGGCGATGGCTCCGCCGTCTACCGTGA
- a CDS encoding cysteine hydrolase family protein has protein sequence MIEPHLPLPAGRDRQRAFKKTSAGFNVALAVDAMTDTRSEAHEYSLRNVFPRLGETGATDDIINLIAKRSA, from the coding sequence GTGATCGAACCGCATTTGCCGCTACCGGCCGGCCGCGACCGCCAGAGGGCTTTTAAAAAAACCTCGGCGGGGTTCAATGTCGCCCTCGCCGTCGATGCCATGACCGACACGCGCTCGGAGGCCCACGAGTATAGCCTCCGCAACGTCTTTCCGCGTCTGGGCGAGACCGGCGCGACGGACGACATCATCAACCTTATTGCAAAGAGGAGCGCCTGA
- a CDS encoding NAD(P)-dependent oxidoreductase has translation MRGLFLDADDTMAAIFARLHRSGDPAVTVNRAARIAPEDLPRLLAGYDFVLDDHSALPTTALAACPALRQVIFLGTGARSYMNPEELAALGITVHTIKGYGDIAVAEHSIALMWAAARGIAAMDRGVRAGGWPRIPGMQLTGKTLGLIGFGGIAAEVARIAAGSGMRVLAWNRSPKTAAGVSFVDLDTLLAESDVISLHLLLTDETRGFLDAGRLARLRPGVILVNTARGALIDEAALIAGLEDGHIGHAALDVFATEPLPAGHPLTRLANVTLSAHSGFLTPEANETLLQRALEIARRLCEG, from the coding sequence ATGCGCGGTCTTTTTCTCGATGCGGACGACACCATGGCGGCGATTTTCGCGCGCCTCCACCGTTCCGGCGACCCGGCGGTCACCGTCAACCGCGCCGCCCGCATCGCGCCTGAGGATCTGCCACGCCTGCTCGCCGGCTATGATTTCGTGCTCGATGATCATTCCGCCCTCCCGACGACAGCACTCGCCGCCTGCCCCGCGCTCCGCCAGGTCATTTTTCTCGGCACCGGCGCGCGGAGCTATATGAACCCCGAGGAACTCGCCGCCCTCGGCATCACCGTCCACACCATCAAGGGCTATGGCGACATCGCGGTTGCCGAGCATAGCATCGCGTTGATGTGGGCGGCGGCGCGCGGGATCGCGGCGATGGATCGTGGCGTTCGCGCCGGCGGCTGGCCGCGCATTCCGGGGATGCAACTCACCGGCAAGACGCTCGGCCTCATCGGCTTCGGCGGAATCGCCGCCGAGGTCGCGCGCATCGCGGCGGGATCGGGCATGCGGGTGCTTGCGTGGAACCGGAGCCCGAAAACCGCGGCCGGGGTCAGCTTCGTCGACCTCGACACGCTGCTTGCCGAAAGCGATGTCATTTCGCTTCATCTCCTGCTCACTGACGAAACGCGGGGATTTCTCGATGCCGGGCGTCTCGCGCGGCTCCGCCCGGGCGTTATTCTGGTCAACACCGCGCGCGGCGCGTTGATCGACGAGGCGGCGCTGATCGCCGGGCTCGAGGACGGGCATATCGGTCACGCCGCGCTCGATGTCTTCGCGACCGAGCCGCTGCCGGCAGGCCACCCGCTCACGCGCCTCGCCAACGTCACGCTTTCCGCCCATAGCGGGTTTCTCACGCCCGAGGCGAATGAGACGCTGCTCCAACGCGCGCTTGAAATCGCCCGCCGGCTCTGCGAGGGATAA
- the istB gene encoding IS21-like element helper ATPase IstB encodes MLTHPTLDLLHKLGLHGMAKAFKDLDARPEVAGLAHGEWLALLLEHEATLRQQKRFESRARAAKLRQSASVEDVDYRAPRGLDRAQFLKLASCDWVRARHNLLITGPCGVGKSWLACALGQKACREDLSTAYHRVSRLFSALALARADGRYARTLRQIARLDLLILDDWGPETLNADQRRDLLEIIDDRHEMRSVIITSQVPVERWYEIIGDPTIADAILDRLVHNAYRIELTGESLRKKRDPAPAHART; translated from the coding sequence ATGCTCACCCACCCGACCCTCGACCTGCTGCACAAACTCGGCCTGCACGGCATGGCCAAAGCCTTCAAGGACCTCGACGCCCGGCCGGAGGTTGCCGGTTTGGCCCATGGCGAATGGCTGGCTTTATTGCTCGAGCACGAGGCCACGTTGCGACAGCAGAAACGCTTCGAGAGCCGCGCCCGCGCGGCCAAATTGCGCCAGTCCGCCAGCGTCGAGGATGTCGATTACCGCGCCCCGCGCGGCCTCGACCGGGCACAGTTCCTGAAACTCGCCAGCTGTGACTGGGTGCGCGCCCGGCATAATCTGCTCATTACCGGCCCCTGCGGGGTCGGCAAAAGCTGGCTGGCCTGCGCGCTGGGCCAGAAGGCTTGCCGCGAGGATCTCTCGACCGCCTATCACCGGGTGTCGCGGCTGTTCTCTGCCCTGGCGCTGGCCCGCGCCGATGGCCGTTACGCCAGAACACTGCGCCAGATCGCCAGGCTCGACCTGTTGATTTTGGACGATTGGGGCCCCGAGACCCTGAACGCGGACCAACGCCGCGATCTGCTGGAAATTATCGATGACCGCCACGAGATGCGCTCCGTCATCATCACCAGCCAAGTGCCGGTCGAGCGCTGGTACGAAATCATCGGCGATCCCACCATCGCCGACGCCATCCTCGACCGCCTCGTCCACAACGCCTACCGCATCGAACTCACCGGCGAGAGCCTCCGTAAAAAGCGCGATCCGGCACCGGCCCACGCCCGAACTTGA
- a CDS encoding zinc-ribbon domain-containing protein, whose amino-acid sequence MHITCPACAAAYEVPDTLLVPGRRARCSRCGHEWEPSADTTPPPPEPEATPAVTAVVAPESAVRIPEAPRVAAAERRVTPSAKPPRRRPGAAIWLGWAASLVIVVFAGYAAAHHRETVMRRWPPSIRLYNALGLLPAAPPAKP is encoded by the coding sequence ATGCACATCACTTGTCCCGCCTGTGCCGCGGCTTATGAGGTTCCGGACACGCTGCTCGTGCCCGGCCGGCGAGCGCGTTGCTCGCGTTGCGGCCATGAATGGGAGCCGAGCGCCGATACCACGCCACCCCCGCCCGAGCCGGAGGCGACACCCGCGGTAACCGCCGTGGTAGCGCCCGAATCCGCCGTCCGCATTCCCGAGGCGCCGCGGGTCGCGGCCGCCGAGCGGAGGGTCACGCCCTCCGCGAAGCCGCCACGCCGCCGGCCCGGCGCCGCGATCTGGCTCGGATGGGCGGCGAGCCTCGTGATCGTCGTTTTTGCCGGCTATGCCGCCGCCCACCATCGCGAGACGGTGATGCGGCGCTGGCCGCCGAGCATCCGGCTTTATAATGCGCTCGGCCTCCTCCCGGCAGCGCCTCCCGCGAAACCGTGA
- a CDS encoding DoxX family protein → MQQSVDLIGRILIAVLFILAGIGKIENPSGTMQYIASGGLPLPMAAYIVAVLIEVGGSILLVLGWQTRAVAAIMALFSLVTALAFHNNFADHGQQINFLKNLAIAGGLLHLVAFGAGALSLDHRLAQRGASHATA, encoded by the coding sequence ATGCAGCAAAGCGTCGATCTCATCGGGCGCATCCTGATCGCCGTCCTGTTCATTCTCGCCGGCATCGGCAAGATCGAGAATCCCTCGGGGACCATGCAATATATAGCCTCCGGCGGGCTGCCGCTGCCGATGGCCGCTTATATCGTCGCCGTGTTGATCGAGGTCGGTGGCAGCATCCTCCTGGTGCTCGGTTGGCAGACGCGGGCGGTTGCCGCCATCATGGCGCTGTTTTCCCTGGTCACCGCCCTCGCCTTTCACAATAATTTCGCCGACCATGGCCAGCAGATCAATTTCTTGAAAAACCTCGCCATCGCTGGCGGGCTATTGCACCTCGTCGCTTTCGGCGCCGGCGCTCTCAGCCTCGATCACCGTCTCGCCCAGCGCGGCGCCAGCCACGCGACCGCTTGA
- a CDS encoding cell division ATP-binding protein FtsE has translation MIRFHEVGLSYGEGAGGGRAGLVLRDISFSVAAGGFRWLLGPSGAGKTSLLRLLTLTVRPSQGEAVILGHPIHTAARRDLAALRRQIGVVFQDFRLLDHLSVFDNVALPLRLAGRPEGQIRADVSEMLRWVGLAGHLAALPPTLSGGEQQRVAIARAVINRPSLILADEPTGNLDEAQAERLMQLLGELNRLGASVIVATHQTALVARYPAPALRLDQGRLVGDA, from the coding sequence ATGATCAGATTTCACGAAGTCGGACTTTCCTATGGCGAAGGCGCCGGCGGCGGCCGGGCGGGGCTGGTTTTGCGCGATATCAGCTTTAGCGTCGCGGCGGGCGGGTTTCGCTGGCTGCTTGGCCCCTCCGGCGCTGGCAAAACCAGTCTTCTCCGCCTGCTGACGCTCACGGTGCGGCCGAGCCAGGGTGAGGCCGTCATTCTCGGTCACCCCATCCATACCGCCGCGCGCCGCGATCTTGCCGCGCTCCGCCGCCAGATCGGCGTTGTATTCCAGGATTTCCGGCTGCTCGACCATCTTTCGGTGTTCGATAACGTTGCCTTGCCGCTCCGCCTTGCCGGCCGACCGGAGGGGCAGATCCGCGCCGATGTTTCGGAAATGCTGCGCTGGGTCGGGCTCGCCGGCCATCTCGCGGCGCTGCCGCCGACGCTTTCGGGCGGCGAGCAGCAGCGCGTCGCCATCGCCCGCGCGGTGATCAACCGCCCGAGCCTCATTCTCGCTGACGAGCCGACCGGCAATCTCGACGAAGCCCAGGCGGAACGGCTCATGCAGTTGCTCGGCGAGTTGAACCGGCTTGGCGCTAGCGTCATCGTCGCGACCCACCAGACCGCGCTGGTCGCGCGTTATCCGGCGCCGGCGCTGCGGCTCGATCAGGGACGGCTGGTCGGCGATGCGTAG
- a CDS encoding lysophospholipid acyltransferase family protein, translating to MMFLRSALFNLYFFLLTFVLGIGGLGVRWFARRRALAYAQFWARLVLGGLRWICGIYPVLIGFEHLPPAGPVLLASQHQSAYDTLVWLTLLAHPTYVMKRELKKIPLFGPLTPLAGMILVDRAGGAAALRGLLAETRRAVAEGRQIVIFPEGTRTLPGERRALQPGVAAMAAAVKLPVVPVATDSGRRWGKDAFFKRPGPIHLVVCPPLPAGLPREALLAGLQAAWDAAPLPRAGAGCG from the coding sequence ATGATGTTTCTGCGCTCGGCGCTGTTCAATCTCTATTTCTTCCTGCTCACCTTCGTGCTCGGGATCGGCGGGCTCGGCGTGCGCTGGTTTGCGCGCCGCCGGGCGCTCGCTTACGCGCAATTCTGGGCACGGTTGGTGCTCGGCGGCTTGCGCTGGATTTGCGGCATCTATCCTGTGTTGATCGGATTCGAGCATTTGCCGCCGGCGGGGCCGGTATTGCTCGCCTCCCAGCATCAATCGGCCTATGACACGCTGGTCTGGCTCACGCTGCTCGCCCATCCGACCTATGTGATGAAGCGGGAACTTAAGAAAATTCCCCTCTTCGGGCCGCTCACGCCGCTGGCTGGGATGATTTTGGTCGATCGCGCTGGCGGTGCTGCGGCGCTGCGTGGCCTCCTCGCCGAGACAAGGCGGGCGGTGGCGGAGGGACGCCAGATCGTGATTTTTCCCGAGGGAACGCGCACCCTCCCTGGCGAGCGGCGGGCGTTGCAGCCCGGGGTCGCGGCGATGGCGGCGGCGGTGAAATTGCCGGTGGTGCCGGTTGCGACCGACTCCGGGCGTCGCTGGGGAAAAGACGCGTTTTTCAAGCGCCCGGGGCCGATCCATCTCGTCGTCTGCCCGCCATTGCCGGCCGGCCTGCCGCGTGAGGCACTGCTTGCCGGCCTCCAGGCGGCCTGGGATGCGGCGCCGCTGCCGCGTGCCGGCGCGGGGTGTGGGTAA
- a CDS encoding YdcF family protein, producing MTGVRWAAPWRSVLLVTLIAAGVWFAGFLCFVSVTETPPPPDLPPADGIVVLTGGADRIADGLRLLAAGKGRELLVSGVASKLDLAEMAHRAGLDPAQLGGHVTLGRAALTTRGNAAEAALWARQNGFHSLILVTATYHMPRARAEFARAMPDVTFYAAAVVPPAMRGPWRWTTLRLLAVEYSKFLIVASGLSALLPGNDWGHD from the coding sequence GTGACCGGCGTGAGATGGGCAGCCCCGTGGCGCAGCGTCCTTTTGGTCACGCTAATTGCCGCCGGTGTTTGGTTCGCTGGGTTCCTTTGCTTCGTCTCGGTGACCGAGACGCCCCCGCCGCCCGATCTGCCACCCGCCGACGGGATCGTCGTCCTCACCGGCGGGGCGGATCGGATCGCCGATGGCTTGCGTCTGCTCGCCGCCGGCAAAGGGCGGGAATTGCTGGTCTCGGGGGTGGCCTCGAAGCTCGATCTCGCCGAGATGGCGCACCGCGCCGGGCTCGATCCAGCACAGCTCGGCGGCCATGTCACGCTCGGCCGGGCGGCGCTGACGACCCGCGGCAACGCCGCCGAGGCGGCGCTGTGGGCGCGGCAGAACGGCTTTCATTCGCTGATCCTGGTCACCGCGACCTATCACATGCCGCGCGCTCGCGCCGAGTTTGCCCGCGCCATGCCCGATGTCACGTTTTACGCCGCCGCCGTGGTGCCGCCGGCGATGCGCGGCCCCTGGCGATGGACGACGCTCAGGCTGCTCGCCGTCGAATACAGCAAGTTCCTGATCGTCGCCTCGGGCCTCTCAGCGTTGTTGCCGGGCAATGACTGGGGGCACGATTGA
- a CDS encoding MFS transporter, which produces MTAPERGTFIACATGWALDGMDFMIYPLVLGSIMRLWHVGGGRAGLAATVTLLASAIGGWLAGFLSDRIGRVRTLQLTILWFSLFSLLSAFAQSFNQLLLFRTLLGFGFGGEWAVGAVLMGEVIRPAFRGRAVGSVQAGWALGWGAAVLAQAALFSALSPALAWRAMFALGVAPALLTLYIRSHVAEPELAAASHRQRLASGEPHPTLTRIFAPDILTTTLLAALASTGAQGGYYAITTWLPTFLKTSRGLSVIGSTGYLATLIAGSFAGYLMGAWLADRIGRRMLFLVFSAAAIVLVLAYTQLPIPNQAMLVLGFPLGFFASGYFSGFGPFLSELFPTAMRGSGQGFCYNFGRGVGALFPTLVGYLAEIIPLADAIAVFATVAYAVFFFAAFALPETRGRTLVH; this is translated from the coding sequence ATGACTGCGCCCGAACGCGGCACCTTCATCGCTTGCGCCACTGGCTGGGCACTCGATGGCATGGATTTCATGATCTACCCCTTGGTGCTGGGCTCGATCATGCGGCTCTGGCATGTCGGCGGCGGCCGCGCTGGGCTCGCGGCGACAGTGACCTTGCTCGCCTCCGCCATCGGCGGCTGGCTCGCCGGTTTTCTCTCCGACCGCATCGGCCGGGTGCGCACGCTGCAACTCACCATCTTGTGGTTCTCGCTGTTCAGCCTGCTTTCCGCCTTCGCGCAGAGTTTCAATCAATTGCTGCTTTTTCGCACGCTGCTCGGGTTCGGCTTCGGCGGCGAATGGGCGGTCGGTGCGGTCTTGATGGGGGAGGTGATCCGCCCGGCCTTTCGCGGCCGCGCAGTGGGCTCGGTGCAAGCGGGCTGGGCGCTGGGATGGGGGGCGGCGGTGCTGGCCCAAGCGGCGCTGTTTTCCGCATTGTCGCCGGCGCTCGCCTGGCGGGCGATGTTCGCGCTCGGCGTCGCGCCGGCGCTGCTCACGCTTTATATCCGCAGTCACGTTGCCGAACCGGAGCTGGCGGCAGCCAGCCACCGGCAGCGCCTTGCCAGCGGCGAGCCGCATCCGACACTCACGCGCATTTTCGCGCCCGACATCCTGACCACCACCCTGCTCGCCGCCCTCGCCTCGACCGGCGCGCAAGGCGGCTATTACGCCATCACCACGTGGCTTCCGACCTTTCTCAAAACCAGCCGCGGCCTCAGCGTGATCGGCTCAACCGGCTATCTCGCGACACTAATCGCCGGCAGTTTCGCAGGCTACCTCATGGGCGCCTGGCTCGCCGATCGGATCGGGCGGCGAATGCTGTTTCTCGTCTTCTCGGCGGCGGCGATTGTCCTCGTGCTCGCTTATACCCAGCTCCCGATCCCGAACCAGGCGATGCTGGTGCTCGGGTTTCCGCTCGGATTTTTTGCCTCGGGCTATTTTTCCGGCTTCGGCCCGTTTCTGAGCGAGCTATTCCCGACCGCGATGCGCGGCTCAGGGCAGGGATTCTGCTATAATTTCGGCCGCGGCGTCGGTGCCCTATTTCCGACCCTGGTCGGCTATCTCGCGGAGATCATTCCCCTCGCCGATGCCATCGCGGTGTTCGCGACCGTCGCCTATGCGGTATTTTTCTTCGCCGCCTTCGCACTGCCGGAAACGCGCGGGCGAACGCTCGTACACTGA
- a CDS encoding transglycosylase domain-containing protein, with the protein MKLPPVDHRLDPATLRKSAEAGKPRRRRARWLARAIIAVVWGGLALGLVGLWLIYDLPRPEDAVTLRRPSLTLEDRTGHVIARYGDIVGATVHLADLPPYLPAAVVAVEDRRFFRHGALDGWGMARAAFIDLTAGRIVQGGSTLEQQVAKTLFLSNRRTFRRKLQEAILSFWLYDHFSRTEILEIWLNRVYLGAGAFGVDAAARVYFGIPARRVSLWQAAMIAGLPRAPARFNPRADPAAAIARTRQVLAAMREGGVITEAAENAAVAAIALPPLAGGGWFADWAAEQAEPGLPPGEDLTLRTSLDSRLQAVAEARLKALLDGPGTSAGVSEGAVVALDAATGAVRAMVGGRAESGGGFNRAVAARRQPGSAFKPFIWLAALARGETPASLVEDAPIRIGSWVPHDLEHRYLGTITLTTALAQSSNTAAVRLLLRSGGPRAVIALARKLGINDPLPDDASLALGTASVGLLELTASYAPFFNGGNAVRPKFLEAGPAVRIPVITPAEAAMMRTMLAAVVSDGTGRAAAIPGESVAGKTGTSQAYRDAWFIGAVHGTLIGVWFGNDDASPTKGVTGGSLPARLFHDLAVIVARE; encoded by the coding sequence ATGAAGCTGCCTCCGGTTGATCACCGCCTGGATCCGGCCACTCTGCGGAAATCGGCGGAAGCGGGCAAGCCGCGCCGGCGCCGCGCGCGCTGGCTCGCGCGTGCGATCATCGCCGTGGTCTGGGGCGGGCTCGCGCTCGGCCTCGTCGGGTTGTGGCTGATCTATGATCTGCCACGCCCCGAAGACGCCGTCACCCTCCGGCGACCGAGCCTCACGCTCGAGGATCGCACCGGTCACGTGATAGCGCGCTATGGCGATATCGTCGGCGCGACGGTGCATCTCGCTGATCTGCCGCCTTATCTTCCGGCGGCGGTGGTCGCGGTCGAGGATCGGCGATTTTTCAGGCACGGCGCTCTCGATGGATGGGGGATGGCGCGTGCCGCGTTCATCGATCTCACCGCTGGGCGGATCGTCCAGGGCGGCTCGACGCTGGAGCAGCAGGTCGCGAAAACCCTCTTTCTCAGCAACCGCCGGACATTCCGCCGCAAGCTCCAGGAGGCCATTTTATCCTTCTGGCTTTACGATCATTTTTCTCGCACCGAGATTCTCGAGATCTGGCTGAACCGGGTCTATCTCGGGGCCGGGGCGTTCGGGGTGGACGCTGCCGCGCGGGTCTATTTCGGCATTCCGGCGCGCCGGGTTTCGCTCTGGCAGGCGGCGATGATCGCCGGGCTGCCGCGCGCGCCGGCACGCTTCAACCCTCGCGCCGACCCCGCCGCCGCGATCGCCCGCACCCGTCAAGTGCTGGCGGCGATGCGCGAGGGCGGGGTTATTACCGAGGCCGCCGAAAACGCCGCCGTTGCCGCGATCGCACTGCCACCGCTTGCGGGCGGCGGCTGGTTCGCCGATTGGGCGGCCGAGCAGGCTGAACCCGGTCTCCCGCCCGGTGAGGACCTGACGCTGCGCACATCGCTCGATTCCCGTCTGCAGGCGGTGGCCGAGGCCCGGCTCAAGGCGCTGCTCGACGGTCCCGGCACCAGCGCCGGTGTGAGCGAGGGTGCGGTGGTTGCGCTCGATGCTGCGACCGGCGCGGTTCGCGCCATGGTCGGCGGGCGGGCCGAAAGCGGCGGCGGCTTTAACCGCGCCGTCGCCGCGCGGCGCCAGCCGGGCTCGGCGTTCAAGCCCTTCATCTGGCTCGCCGCCCTCGCGCGGGGGGAGACGCCGGCAAGCCTGGTCGAGGATGCGCCGATCAGGATCGGCAGCTGGGTGCCGCATGATCTCGAACATCGCTATCTCGGCACGATCACGCTTACCACCGCGCTCGCGCAATCCTCCAATACCGCCGCCGTGCGGCTTCTGCTGCGGAGTGGCGGGCCGCGCGCCGTGATCGCGCTTGCCCGGAAACTCGGCATCAACGATCCTCTGCCGGATGACGCCTCGCTCGCGCTCGGCACCGCCTCGGTCGGGCTTCTTGAATTGACCGCGAGCTACGCGCCGTTTTTCAACGGTGGCAATGCCGTCCGGCCGAAGTTTCTCGAAGCCGGGCCCGCCGTCCGAATCCCGGTGATCACGCCGGCGGAGGCGGCGATGATGAGAACCATGCTCGCCGCCGTGGTCAGCGACGGCACCGGCCGCGCCGCCGCCATCCCGGGCGAGAGCGTCGCCGGCAAAACCGGCACGTCCCAGGCCTATCGCGATGCCTGGTTCATCGGCGCGGTCCACGGCACCCTGATCGGGGTCTGGTTCGGCAATGACGATGCGAGCCCGACCAAGGGCGTCACCGGCGGCAGCCTACCGGCACGTTTGTTCCACGATCTTGCCGTGATCGTCGCGCGGGAGTGA
- a CDS encoding glycosyltransferase family 2 protein: protein MFDVSVIVTFHGEKLLACPTLASIKRMRSVATQKGITNELVIVMDRADEETKQIVRRQTIDEPAVKIMEVDNGDLGLSRNDGLDAARGELISIVDGDDLYSPNWIEQTVACLKNYGTKTVVHPELAISFGAKHEVFRMIDQSDPAYDPAALFTVNYWCSWVSGFRETFLSVPYGATGNSGFGYEDWHWNCEIIVAGFEHRIAPGVAGFYRRKEASLCALHQQKSAIIRRTELFNAHFIAV from the coding sequence ATGTTCGATGTCTCTGTTATCGTGACCTTCCACGGCGAGAAGCTTCTCGCGTGTCCGACGCTCGCATCTATCAAACGCATGCGTAGCGTTGCGACGCAGAAAGGCATTACGAATGAACTCGTAATTGTCATGGATCGTGCGGACGAGGAGACGAAGCAGATTGTACGGCGACAGACCATCGACGAGCCTGCCGTAAAAATCATGGAAGTCGACAATGGTGATCTTGGATTGTCGCGAAACGACGGGCTCGACGCGGCGCGCGGTGAACTCATCTCCATCGTTGATGGAGATGATCTGTATTCGCCCAACTGGATTGAGCAAACCGTCGCTTGCCTAAAAAATTACGGAACAAAAACGGTTGTCCACCCTGAATTGGCGATTTCTTTCGGCGCCAAGCACGAGGTTTTTCGAATGATCGATCAAAGCGACCCCGCTTACGATCCCGCGGCTCTTTTCACGGTAAATTACTGGTGTAGTTGGGTCTCCGGATTTCGGGAAACATTCCTTTCCGTTCCCTACGGTGCGACGGGAAACAGCGGGTTCGGATACGAGGATTGGCACTGGAATTGCGAGATAATCGTTGCCGGCTTTGAGCATAGAATCGCACCGGGAGTAGCAGGGTTCTATCGCCGCAAGGAAGCGAGTCTGTGCGCGCTACATCAGCAGAAAAGCGCAATAATTAGAAGAACAGAATTATTTAACGCCCACTTCATCGCGGTATAA